TGATTGCCAAAATTGGATACCGAATAGATAGCTTTCGCCCTGTCCATGATTTCGGCGGTCTTTTGCTCACCGATGCTCACAATAGTACGGCTCTCCCGGGAAATAGCTCCCGTACCCACCTTGGTGTCATTGCCCAGGTTCGAAGACTCATAATAAGAACTCGCCTTGGCAAACCCCTCTGCGGCTTTTTGCTGCCCTGTAACACTTACCTGCTTGTTAAGCTCAGGGAAGCTTGGAACATTGCTGATGCTCATGCCCATAGTAATCCCCCACTTTCCTTAGAACTTGCGCTCACTCCATTGCTTGATTTCCTTTGGTTGACCAACTCAAATAGGTACATAGTCCTATATTAGTATTATACCTGCACCCTCCTAATTTTGCAACAATAATATTAAAAGATTGATTATAAACTTTATCAATAAGAAACATGACATATCTGATAGGATATTTATCCTGTGAATACTTTCACCTCCCCTGTATACAATTCTCTGATAATATAGTATACTGTAACTTGTGAAACATATATAACATTGTAAACCGGCCAAAGATGCCGTCAAATTACAAAAACGGCAGCAGGCCGCAGGCAAAGGAGAGATCCAAATGGCAGACAGCAAAGCGTACGTCAAAGAAGTCTTGGACCTGGTGGCAAAGCGTGACCCTGACCAGCCCCAGTTCCTCCACACCGCAGGCAAAGTCCTGGAATCCGTCGAACCGGTGCTCTCGCAGCATCCCGAATACCAGGCAAACAAAATCCTCGAGCGCATGGTAGAACCGGAGCGCGTCATTTCCTTCCGTGTTCCCTGGACAGATGACAAGGGCGAGATCCAGATCAACCGCGGCTTCCGCGTGCAGATGTCCTCTGCCATCGGCCCCTATAAGGGCGGTCTGCGCTTCCACCCCAGCGTGAACCTGGATATCCTGAAATTCCTGGCCTTCGAACAGGTTTACAAGAACGCCCTCACGGGCCTGCCCATCGGCGGTGCCAAGGGCGGCTCCGACTTTGACCCCCACGGCAAGAGCGATGCAGAGGTCATGCGCTTCTGCCAGAGCTTCATGACTGAGCTTTACCGCCATATCGGACCGGATGTGGATGTACCGGCAGGTGATATCGGCGTAGGCGGCCGCGAGGTAGGCTATCTCTTCGGCCAGTACAAGCGCATCAGGAACTCCTACGACGCAGGCGTCCTCACGGGCAAGCGCGTGGATTACTGGGGCAGCCTGGCCCGCCCCGAAGCTACGGGCTACGGCCTCCTGTATTTCGTCAAGAACATGCTGGATGCCAAGGGCATCGACCTGAAAGACAAGGTGCTGGTAGTCTCCGGCTCCGGCAACGTGGCCACCTATGCCATCGAGAAGGCCCAGTCCTTCGGCGCCAAGGTGGTTACCTGCTCCGACTCCAACGGCTATGTCTATGACCCCAATGGCATCGACCTGGATGCTGTGAAGGAAATCAAGCAGGTGCGCCGCGGCCGCATCAAGGAATATGTGGAGACTCATCCCAATGCCGAGTACCATGAGGGCTGCTCCGGCGTCTGGACCGTGAAGTGCGACGTGGCCCTCCCCTGCGCTACCCAGGGTGAAATCAGCCTGGAATCCGCCAAGATTCTGGTGGAGAACGGGGTCAAGGCCGTAGGCGAAGGCGCCAACATGCCTTCCGTCATCGAGGCCATCGATTACTTCCAGAGCCACGGCGTCCTCTTCGCCCCCGCCAAGGCAGCCAACGCCGGCGGCGTGGCAGTCTCCGCCCTTGAAATGGCCCAGAACTCCGAGCGTCTCCAGTGGACCTTCGAAGAAGTTGACGGCCGCCTCCAGGGCATCATGAAGAACATCTACGAACAGTCCAAGAAGAACGCTGAAGCATACGCAGATCCTGATGATCTCGTAGCTGGCGCCAACATCACCGCCTTCCTGAAGGTGGCCAACGTCATGCTGGCACACGGGCTGGTGTAAGAACAACATAAAAGGATAAAAATGGCCCGCCAAGGCTACGCAAAGCCTTGGCGGGCTGTTTTTACGATATTTCCAAATCCCCCTGCTGGTCACGCCTGCGGAAGGAAAAACCTGCCAGTTGCTGGCTGGCCCAGCCTACAAAAAGGCCCAGGATGTTGGCGCCGGTGATGTAGACGAAAGCAACAACCAGGTTCAAAATATAGTCAGACTGAGCGGGAAAAGCGCCCAGGTAATAGCCTGCAAAGATGCAGGAAAAGGAATTAAAACCCACCAGTGAATGCTTGATACAGGGCAGCTTCAGGGCTACCATCAAGGCCATGATCATCAGGAACACCGCCAGCATGGAAGCCTGCATCCCTGGCATGAACACAGCGAACGCATCCGTCAGAACCACAGCCGTCAGGGCCAGGACTGCCGCCGCCACGCAGGTGACAGAACCTTCCCTGATGGCCGTTTTATTTGCCCCAATGGCCAGATACCACGCCCAGCCAATGAAAAGCGCCCACACCGGCATCCCTGCCAAAGTCCCCAGGCAAGCCAGCGCCGAAACACCCGCCACCACGAAATCCGTCTGATTGATATCAAGAATAGCCTTTCCCAACTGTCTCATACAATCCCCTCTATCTTTATTTTAATTGTTTATTATTATTTTATGGGATTATCAGAAAAATGGAAAGGACATGTGACCTGGAATTTTACTAAACACTATAACTTTTACATTCCTCCGCCCACTTAAACACGTATATTATATGTATTTACGATATAGTCTTTTAAGTATCCAGAGTAGTCGTAATCATACGTTACCCTCGAAGTTTTCCAGCCACTAGACGAATCCCACCTTAATATCAGCCATTGGTTATTTTTATATAAAATGGTTGCATCTAAAAGACGGTATTCACTTGGATAATTTGCAGGAACAAATTTAACTTTAGCTTCATAAGCATAAGATGCAGCCGCCTCTGTAGGAGAAACTGTTTCAGTCACCACATAATAACTACCATTACCATAGGCACACAGATAATAATCAGATGCAACTGCAATTTTCTGAACAGGAAAGATTATTGCAAAGGCAACAATCATAGTACCAATATATCTTGCAATTATTCTCATATTAAATTCCTCCTAAATCCCATACCAACTCACTACAATAATTTTTTCCTCTAGCATGTTCTAATGGTTGCTGATTTCACTTTTGTGTTAGGACTCTATGCAACAATGCTAACGGTATTGCCACCCATCCTAATAGCAACGCCCATATTATCCTGCTTATGATGTAGTCACCAGTATTACTGTATATTTCTGCCCTGGTGTTCAAAATATGATACTTGAGATAATATATAGCCTTGACACCAGCATATATATAAATAACAAAAATAATCAACTCAAATATGCCAGCGATTGTCTTTAGTATTTCCATTCTCCCACCTCCCAAACAACTAACACAAGTCATTTCAAGTTATGATAAAGTTTATCTATTTTCCATCCGTTTTTTGTGTTTATCACTTCAGCAGTACCGCTAAAATCTCTAGTGCCACCCGGATTATCTACAGCTCTAAGATTAAATGTTAAAATTATTTTTTTTGCCGTTTGGGAATAAATCATTACATCAGAAGGCACACTACTTACTGTCGTCTTGAAGCCAGGAACCCAACCTTCATATGACATACGCTTTTTGAAATTCTCGCTTAGACAATCATACGCCTCCCTATACTTCTTGTTAGTAATATTTGCATGATAGTTATATAGCACCTGTATGGCAGGATTTTGTGCTTCAGCCTTGGTCGGCTTATTAGCTGATGCTTTTTCATCCATCCTGGCACTTATATACTGAACCTTATCATCTCCTTTGTTAAAAGCAAACCTCAACAATCCATCTTTATTGTTCACTGTTGTAAATTTATACTCATAAAGCTCCAAATTTTCATATTTTGATTTGATAAAATTATCGCCATACATCAAACGAACATCCTGCAATGTAGCACCTTCATGCAGGCCGCGCTTAGAATATGCATGAGCACTTTCCGACACCAAACCTATAACCACATTATTATTTACCACTACTCTCACATCATCATACTGATAATATTGTTTCTCACCTTTAGCTTGGAGACTGCGTTCTTGTCCAAACAAGGCATGCATTTTCTCTATATCAGCTCCCAAATCCAGACCATTTATGGACAATTCAGAGGCTTTGGCAGCCTGTTCCTCTATCGAAAAAAAATTATTCTCCTTGTTTTCCTGAACATTTTCTTCTACTGCCTGTGGTTCATTGGCACCTTTTCCCGACATATTAGCCAAGAACACCCCTAAAGCTATACAAGCGAATAAACTAATAACAATACCTGCAGCTATGATTGCGTTTTTTCTTGATTTAGACTTATCTTCACTTGATGTAGCTTTTGTGGGTTGTACCACTGACATTTGCTGCGTATCCTCTATAGATAATGGTCTTTCCAATTGCGGACTATTATTCTCTTCCTTCACCTCCAAAGCTTGCTCCTCTGCCTGCTCTTGCTCAGCTGACACTACCGGCCTCGGCTTGCCACATGCAACACAAAAATTTCCAAAATTAACCCTTCCACATTCACAAAGCCAATTCGCATCCTTTCCATTGCCACCAACTGCCTTGTCCTTTGTTTCCATAACCACTGTCCCCCATTTCCCTAATTAGCAATCAGTGAAACAGTTCCGTCTGCACTGATTGCACGACAGCAATCAGTATAAACCTCTATATATT
This genomic interval from Selenomonas sp. AB3002 contains the following:
- the gdhA gene encoding NADP-specific glutamate dehydrogenase; this translates as MADSKAYVKEVLDLVAKRDPDQPQFLHTAGKVLESVEPVLSQHPEYQANKILERMVEPERVISFRVPWTDDKGEIQINRGFRVQMSSAIGPYKGGLRFHPSVNLDILKFLAFEQVYKNALTGLPIGGAKGGSDFDPHGKSDAEVMRFCQSFMTELYRHIGPDVDVPAGDIGVGGREVGYLFGQYKRIRNSYDAGVLTGKRVDYWGSLARPEATGYGLLYFVKNMLDAKGIDLKDKVLVVSGSGNVATYAIEKAQSFGAKVVTCSDSNGYVYDPNGIDLDAVKEIKQVRRGRIKEYVETHPNAEYHEGCSGVWTVKCDVALPCATQGEISLESAKILVENGVKAVGEGANMPSVIEAIDYFQSHGVLFAPAKAANAGGVAVSALEMAQNSERLQWTFEEVDGRLQGIMKNIYEQSKKNAEAYADPDDLVAGANITAFLKVANVMLAHGLV
- a CDS encoding DUF1097 domain-containing protein, yielding MRQLGKAILDINQTDFVVAGVSALACLGTLAGMPVWALFIGWAWYLAIGANKTAIREGSVTCVAAAVLALTAVVLTDAFAVFMPGMQASMLAVFLMIMALMVALKLPCIKHSLVGFNSFSCIFAGYYLGAFPAQSDYILNLVVAFVYITGANILGLFVGWASQQLAGFSFRRRDQQGDLEIS